The following proteins are co-located in the Spinactinospora alkalitolerans genome:
- a CDS encoding DUF397 domain-containing protein produces MSVIGETWRKSSYSNSKGGNCVEVRLAWHKSSYSNEKGGNCVEVAELSDSALMRDTRNRHLGHLGFPSGEWASFLRDVKADRL; encoded by the coding sequence GTGAGTGTCATCGGTGAGACGTGGCGCAAGAGCAGCTACAGCAACTCCAAGGGCGGAAACTGCGTCGAGGTCCGTCTGGCGTGGCACAAGTCCTCTTACAGCAACGAGAAGGGCGGAAACTGCGTCGAGGTCGCCGAACTATCGGACTCGGCCCTGATGCGCGACACCCGGAACCGCCACCTCGGCCACCTCGGCTTCCCCTCGGGTGAGTGGGCGTCCTTCCTGCGGGACGTGAAGGCCGACCGGCTCTAG
- a CDS encoding ATP-binding protein, whose translation MESFSAVFSGTPNSVATARHWLEGLLASGHRGPEIPDDVRATAVLLLSELATNAVRHTRSSNGGVYTVRVHLRPGMVGVEVEDRGPLDGRRLELAETGPDSESGRGLALVEAFADLWGPLTKGCGVFFRLSWTPDEPPPPLPRRSPGRTLAEGGPFVRPHSTGGRAVA comes from the coding sequence GTGGAGTCGTTCAGCGCCGTCTTCTCCGGCACCCCCAACAGCGTGGCCACCGCCCGGCACTGGCTTGAGGGCCTGCTCGCCTCCGGCCACCGCGGCCCCGAGATCCCCGACGACGTTCGGGCCACCGCCGTTCTGCTGCTCTCCGAACTGGCCACCAACGCCGTCCGGCACACCCGCAGCTCCAACGGCGGCGTCTACACCGTCCGCGTCCACCTGCGCCCCGGCATGGTCGGCGTGGAGGTCGAGGACCGCGGCCCCCTCGACGGCCGGCGGCTGGAACTCGCCGAGACCGGCCCGGACTCGGAGTCCGGGCGCGGGCTGGCGCTGGTCGAGGCGTTCGCCGACCTGTGGGGACCCCTCACCAAGGGGTGCGGCGTCTTCTTCCGGCTGAGCTGGACCCCGGATGAGCCGCCGCCCCCGCTGCCCCGCCGCTCCCCCGGGCGCACCCTCGCCGAGGGCGGCCCGTTCGTCCGGCCGCACAGCACGGGCGGGAGGGCCGTGGCGTGA
- a CDS encoding UvrD-helicase domain-containing protein, producing the protein MPQLAFEKRFFKGGDYDALPVHVRKNVREAMDKFPKLTPAQLKADKGLNFKPPAGARNRHIRTFKVDNFHRGVVFAPEGGGTLLLLKVLPHDDAYAWAAKLDAGVNSATRGLEVWDAEGLERVTPAMERRAAGAGRLLFADISDGDLRALGVDDTTLRAARTIVDAQQLEVFAPYLPEDQAEVLQFLANGFGVEEVWRDIVAHRAPAPAAGDDSSVIETAIRNTPTRIALVSGAEELAEILDRPFAEWRIFLHPSQRKVAYRPSYPGSYQVTGGPGTGKSVVAMHRVRHLLNHLRPGERILLTTFTNALVSALRSGLTELVADPDLLERVDVTTVNAQAGRVLTEAAGGEAPHFLGDAEEQARWKEIAERLDLPWNERFLAQEYRHVVLAQRIDDPDAYLAADRPGRGRPLARALRPLLWRAMSEFTAGLDADGVHTHLRACDVAARTLEEEGPLYRHVVVDEAQDLHPAQWRLLRAAVPVRPDDLFIAGDPHQRIYDAKVSLKSLGIKVVGRTTRLKRNYRSTQEILAWSRALLDGRPVEGLADGGDDTLAGYRSSLHGAAPVAFGAPDQDAEVAEVVRRVRAWVEAGIAPSEIAVAARFNAVARKVKEGLVAEGVPAVLLRSTPKPETEGVRAGTMHALKGLEFRCVAVAGVCDWAVPFAKAVTPADVDPIQHATDLMAERCLLFVACTRARDQLHVSWHKEPSEFLTEAGIA; encoded by the coding sequence ATGCCCCAGCTCGCGTTCGAGAAGCGGTTCTTCAAGGGCGGAGACTACGACGCGCTGCCGGTGCACGTGCGCAAGAACGTGCGCGAGGCGATGGACAAGTTCCCCAAGCTCACCCCCGCCCAGCTCAAGGCGGACAAGGGGCTGAACTTCAAGCCCCCGGCCGGGGCGCGCAACCGGCACATCCGCACGTTCAAGGTGGACAACTTCCACCGGGGCGTGGTGTTCGCCCCGGAGGGCGGCGGCACCCTGCTGCTGCTGAAGGTCCTGCCGCACGACGACGCCTACGCGTGGGCGGCCAAGCTCGACGCCGGGGTCAACTCCGCCACCCGCGGACTGGAGGTCTGGGACGCCGAGGGGCTGGAGCGCGTCACCCCGGCGATGGAGCGGCGGGCCGCCGGAGCGGGCCGGCTCCTCTTCGCCGACATCTCCGACGGGGACCTGCGCGCCCTCGGCGTCGACGACACGACACTGCGCGCCGCCCGCACCATCGTCGACGCTCAGCAGTTGGAGGTGTTCGCGCCCTACCTGCCCGAGGACCAGGCAGAGGTGCTGCAGTTCCTCGCCAACGGGTTCGGCGTGGAGGAGGTGTGGCGCGACATCGTCGCCCACCGCGCCCCCGCACCGGCCGCCGGTGACGACTCCTCCGTCATCGAGACGGCCATCCGCAACACCCCCACCCGGATCGCGCTGGTCTCGGGCGCCGAGGAGCTGGCCGAGATCCTGGACCGGCCGTTCGCCGAGTGGCGGATCTTCCTGCACCCCTCCCAGCGCAAGGTCGCCTACCGGCCCAGCTACCCCGGCAGCTACCAGGTGACCGGCGGTCCCGGAACCGGCAAGTCGGTGGTGGCCATGCACCGGGTCAGGCACCTCCTGAACCACCTGCGGCCAGGCGAGCGCATCCTGCTCACCACGTTCACCAACGCCCTGGTGTCGGCGCTGCGCTCGGGGCTGACCGAGCTCGTCGCCGACCCGGACCTGCTGGAGCGCGTCGACGTCACCACCGTCAACGCCCAGGCCGGCCGGGTCCTCACCGAGGCTGCCGGGGGCGAGGCCCCGCATTTCCTCGGCGACGCGGAGGAGCAGGCCCGCTGGAAGGAGATCGCCGAGCGCCTCGACCTGCCGTGGAATGAGCGGTTCCTCGCCCAGGAGTACCGGCACGTCGTCCTGGCTCAGCGCATCGACGACCCGGACGCCTACCTGGCCGCCGACCGGCCCGGCCGGGGCAGGCCGCTGGCGCGCGCCCTCCGGCCGCTGCTGTGGCGGGCGATGAGCGAGTTCACCGCGGGCCTGGACGCCGACGGCGTGCACACCCACCTGCGGGCCTGCGACGTCGCGGCCCGGACGCTGGAGGAGGAGGGGCCGCTGTACCGGCACGTCGTCGTCGACGAGGCCCAGGACCTGCACCCGGCCCAGTGGCGGCTGCTGCGCGCCGCCGTCCCGGTCCGGCCCGACGACCTGTTCATCGCCGGCGACCCGCACCAGCGGATCTACGACGCGAAGGTGTCGCTGAAGTCCCTGGGCATCAAGGTGGTGGGGCGCACCACCCGGCTGAAGCGGAACTACCGCAGCACCCAGGAGATCCTGGCCTGGTCGCGGGCGCTGCTGGACGGCCGTCCGGTGGAGGGGCTGGCCGACGGCGGGGACGACACCCTCGCCGGGTACCGGTCGTCGCTGCACGGCGCGGCCCCCGTCGCGTTCGGCGCCCCCGACCAGGATGCGGAGGTCGCCGAGGTCGTCCGCCGGGTGCGCGCGTGGGTGGAGGCGGGGATCGCCCCTTCGGAGATCGCGGTCGCGGCCCGGTTCAACGCGGTGGCCAGGAAGGTGAAGGAGGGGTTGGTGGCCGAGGGCGTCCCGGCGGTGCTGCTGCGCTCGACCCCCAAGCCCGAGACCGAGGGGGTGCGCGCGGGCACCATGCACGCGCTCAAGGGGCTGGAGTTCCGCTGCGTCGCGGTGGCGGGGGTGTGCGACTGGGCGGTGCCCTTCGCCAAGGCCGTCACCCCCGCCGACGTCGACCCGATCCAGCACGCCACCGACCTGATGGCCGAGCGCTGCCTGCTGTTCGTCGCCTGCACCCGCGCCCGCGACCAGCTCCATGTCTCCTGGCACAAGGAGCCGAGCGAGTTCCTGACCGAAGCGGGAATCGCGTGA
- a CDS encoding serine/threonine-protein kinase has protein sequence MPTQPLRVGGRYELTRPISTGGMGQVWQGYDTVLDREIAVKLIRSDAARTAEETKEFAARFRREARVTARIEHSGVPAVFDADVDSEHDRLYLVMQLVRGVPLGDVIAEEGALAVEAAVSVAAQICAVLSYAHAVPVIHRDLKPGNVMIADDGSVKVLDFGIAAVLRTDVTRLTATGSRLGTCAYMPPEQVLGGGVSPASDLYSLGCLLHQLCTGERVFDGESDYVLMDQHVRTAPVPVRAIRPDIPANLERLILHLLAKNPEDRPANAQDVHDRLAPFLPAPAPAGADAPQVPGGLPDPARPYRRPLAPRPRPASGPAAGPAPTKVLPPFHGVADLPTPPRTMISAEELAEVEEHAQSLLEEERYAQAVGLLDEAVEGAAARFGDGDDRVVELRLRRAFALGLGGDLRRALPEFDRLAAGFAAADGPDDDRALACRQQAAICRAQLGESTAALREFQSVLSRVLPLAGERDPMALDLRLEIGRLMLFTGRIGEAEECLVPLQADLHAEYGPDDPATRDAVNLLDRIGRTGT, from the coding sequence TTGCCGACGCAGCCGCTTCGGGTCGGGGGGCGCTACGAGCTCACCCGGCCGATCAGCACCGGAGGCATGGGGCAGGTCTGGCAGGGGTACGACACCGTCCTCGACCGGGAGATCGCGGTCAAGCTCATCCGCTCCGACGCGGCCAGGACCGCTGAGGAGACCAAGGAGTTCGCGGCCCGGTTCCGGCGGGAGGCCAGGGTCACGGCGCGGATCGAGCACTCGGGTGTGCCCGCCGTGTTCGACGCCGACGTCGACAGCGAGCACGACCGGCTGTACCTGGTCATGCAGTTGGTGCGCGGGGTGCCGTTGGGCGACGTCATCGCGGAGGAGGGGGCGCTGGCCGTCGAGGCCGCCGTCTCCGTCGCCGCGCAGATCTGCGCCGTCCTCTCCTACGCCCACGCCGTGCCCGTCATCCACCGCGACCTCAAGCCCGGCAACGTCATGATCGCCGACGACGGCTCGGTCAAGGTGCTGGACTTCGGGATCGCGGCCGTGCTGCGCACCGACGTCACCCGGCTCACGGCCACCGGCAGCAGGCTGGGCACCTGCGCCTACATGCCGCCGGAGCAGGTCCTGGGCGGCGGCGTCAGCCCGGCCAGCGACCTCTACTCGCTCGGCTGCCTGCTGCACCAGTTGTGCACCGGAGAGCGCGTGTTCGACGGGGAGAGCGACTACGTGCTGATGGACCAGCACGTCAGGACCGCGCCCGTCCCGGTCCGCGCGATCCGCCCGGACATCCCCGCGAACCTGGAACGCCTGATCCTGCACCTGCTCGCCAAGAACCCCGAGGACCGCCCGGCGAACGCCCAGGACGTGCACGACCGCCTGGCCCCCTTCCTGCCAGCACCGGCGCCCGCCGGGGCCGACGCCCCGCAGGTCCCCGGCGGGCTGCCCGACCCGGCCCGCCCCTACCGGCGGCCCCTGGCCCCGCGTCCCCGCCCGGCCTCCGGCCCCGCGGCCGGGCCCGCGCCGACGAAGGTCCTCCCGCCCTTCCACGGCGTCGCGGACCTGCCCACGCCGCCCCGCACGATGATCTCGGCGGAGGAGCTGGCCGAGGTCGAGGAGCACGCGCAGAGCCTGCTGGAGGAGGAGCGCTACGCCCAGGCGGTAGGCCTGCTCGACGAGGCCGTCGAGGGCGCCGCCGCGCGCTTCGGCGACGGCGACGACCGGGTGGTGGAGCTGCGGTTGCGGCGCGCCTTCGCGCTCGGCCTGGGCGGCGACCTGCGGCGGGCGCTGCCGGAGTTCGACCGCCTCGCCGCCGGGTTCGCCGCGGCCGACGGGCCCGACGACGACCGGGCGCTGGCCTGCCGCCAGCAGGCCGCCATCTGCCGGGCCCAACTGGGGGAGTCGACAGCCGCGCTGCGCGAGTTCCAGTCCGTGCTGTCGCGCGTGCTGCCCCTGGCGGGGGAGCGCGACCCGATGGCGCTGGATCTACGCCTGGAGATCGGCAGGCTGATGCTGTTCACCGGCAGGATCGGCGAGGCCGAGGAGTGCCTCGTCCCGCTCCAGGCCGATCTGCACGCCGAGTACGGCCCGGACGACCCCGCGACCCGCGACGCCGTGAACCTGCTGGACCGCATCGGCCGCACCGGCACCTGA
- a CDS encoding outer membrane protein assembly factor BamB family protein: MAERLKGVLGWTGIAVLVGAVVLMVPRLFGLDEDVAAGQDLSPLIVAALVLGLAAGGFVTLRFPDGHGDRGTGRPDLVGAIVRVAAVLAGFALVWATYPTRHLAPAVRNGDYRMFPGMVTELWIGVCLVALGLVLLCSGSSLLLPQSWKRALTGLTAGILAVILLWGMTPPLTRFLMVEHAVAKTVGDPAPVPADISRVGWSWQPEHRVMGVERGPRGPIVRYADGFVALDGADGEELWTYRLPYARQVETGVFAGDERYAYLLYVAEPELETRTMVVLDTATGEVVRNAPMPELGEDAPSKGPHLTPDLRVFLVQEDGGAVVVAHATDSAERIWEFPLEDSTPERLCRWDGNDGIREHGDRVLVARLCLDEEHLPDHDRSAALANMDVPDDAVESVVALDTATGQQVWRREWTPDDLSTGDLPYVGGTREGRGAEPVAVTEGGTFTLATGEPVRVRPEKPGDPRRHRDHTLAIDTAGAVVLREAVLRLEEAEKPALVLRTDAAGEVVQRTELAPDIVGRYLESVHVLDEVLVAPHVERDDSTENPIRALAAVPLGAEVGEDDLVWIDFGGERLPETPDSRQTQALHRTLAVPGAVVSYVIDPNESGSDLSPLHGLVP, encoded by the coding sequence GTGGCGGAACGACTCAAAGGAGTGCTCGGCTGGACCGGGATCGCGGTGCTCGTGGGGGCCGTGGTCCTCATGGTGCCCCGCCTCTTCGGCCTCGATGAGGACGTCGCGGCCGGCCAGGACCTGTCACCGCTGATCGTGGCGGCACTGGTCCTCGGGCTCGCGGCGGGCGGCTTCGTGACCCTTCGATTCCCGGACGGCCACGGCGACCGCGGCACCGGCCGCCCGGACCTGGTGGGCGCGATCGTACGGGTGGCGGCCGTCCTGGCGGGGTTCGCCCTGGTATGGGCGACCTATCCCACCCGGCACCTGGCCCCCGCGGTCCGCAACGGGGACTACCGCATGTTCCCCGGCATGGTGACCGAGCTGTGGATCGGTGTCTGCCTCGTCGCACTGGGACTGGTGCTGCTGTGCTCGGGCAGCTCCCTGCTGCTGCCGCAGAGCTGGAAGCGCGCGCTGACCGGACTCACGGCGGGCATCCTGGCGGTGATCCTGCTCTGGGGGATGACCCCGCCTCTCACCCGGTTCCTCATGGTCGAGCACGCGGTCGCCAAGACCGTGGGGGACCCCGCGCCGGTACCCGCCGACATCAGCCGGGTGGGGTGGAGCTGGCAGCCGGAGCACCGCGTCATGGGCGTGGAACGGGGACCGCGCGGACCGATCGTGCGCTACGCCGACGGCTTCGTCGCCCTGGACGGGGCCGACGGCGAGGAGCTGTGGACCTACCGGCTGCCCTACGCACGGCAGGTGGAGACCGGCGTCTTCGCGGGCGATGAGCGGTACGCCTACCTCCTGTACGTGGCCGAGCCCGAACTCGAGACCAGGACGATGGTGGTGCTGGACACCGCGACCGGGGAGGTGGTCCGAAACGCACCCATGCCCGAACTGGGTGAGGACGCACCGTCGAAGGGCCCGCACCTGACCCCTGATCTGCGTGTCTTCCTCGTCCAGGAGGACGGTGGGGCCGTGGTGGTCGCCCACGCCACGGACTCCGCCGAACGGATCTGGGAATTCCCACTGGAGGACTCGACTCCGGAACGCCTGTGCCGGTGGGACGGGAACGACGGGATACGCGAACACGGTGACCGAGTCCTGGTGGCCCGGCTGTGCCTGGACGAGGAGCACCTTCCGGACCATGACCGCAGCGCCGCCCTCGCGAACATGGACGTCCCCGACGACGCGGTGGAGAGCGTGGTCGCGCTGGACACCGCCACCGGTCAGCAGGTGTGGCGCCGTGAATGGACACCCGACGACCTGTCCACCGGCGACCTGCCCTATGTCGGCGGCACTCGTGAAGGGCGCGGAGCCGAACCGGTGGCCGTGACCGAGGGCGGCACGTTCACCCTGGCCACAGGAGAGCCCGTGCGAGTCCGCCCCGAGAAGCCCGGCGACCCCCGGAGACACCGGGACCACACCCTGGCGATCGACACCGCGGGAGCCGTGGTGCTGCGGGAGGCCGTGCTGCGACTGGAGGAGGCCGAGAAGCCCGCCCTCGTCCTGCGCACCGACGCCGCGGGCGAGGTCGTCCAGCGCACAGAACTCGCCCCGGACATAGTGGGCCGCTACCTGGAGTCCGTCCACGTCCTGGACGAGGTCCTGGTCGCCCCGCACGTGGAGCGCGACGACTCCACTGAGAACCCGATCCGCGCGCTCGCGGCCGTGCCCCTCGGGGCGGAGGTGGGAGAGGACGACCTCGTGTGGATCGACTTCGGCGGTGAACGGCTCCCGGAGACCCCCGATTCCCGGCAGACCCAGGCCCTGCACCGCACGCTGGCCGTCCCCGGTGCCGTGGTGTCCTATGTCATTGACCCGAACGAATCCGGATCCGACCTTTCTCCCCTCCACGGCCTGGTCCCGTGA
- a CDS encoding helix-turn-helix domain-containing protein produces MVDKVNPQWLKFGKQVRLLRERHGLSQDQLSRSMTISPAMLSAIERGIRGCKPEHAEQIDRALNTGGRVRRLWEGLPSGNGFPDWFRDVVELQREASEIREYHPLLIPGLLQTEEYARTILRDGQPTDSAAEIDEQVRARMDRQSILSSDRPPLLLVVLDETLLRRPIGGREIMGRQLEHLLEASAIPHVVIQVVPMATEHHPGLSGAFTLITVPNRGVVLYMETRISGTPVDDPDGVEEYVRLYGELRGVALPPAASRGLIEKVRGEFQ; encoded by the coding sequence ATGGTCGACAAGGTCAACCCCCAGTGGCTCAAGTTCGGCAAGCAGGTCCGCTTACTACGTGAAAGACATGGTCTTTCACAGGACCAACTCAGCAGGTCCATGACCATCTCGCCCGCGATGCTGAGTGCTATCGAACGCGGCATACGAGGTTGCAAACCGGAACATGCGGAACAGATCGACCGCGCCCTCAACACTGGGGGAAGGGTCCGACGACTGTGGGAAGGACTGCCATCAGGCAACGGCTTCCCTGACTGGTTCCGTGACGTCGTGGAGCTGCAACGCGAAGCATCCGAGATCAGGGAGTATCACCCTCTGCTGATTCCGGGGCTGCTTCAGACCGAGGAATATGCGCGGACGATTCTTCGGGACGGCCAGCCAACCGACTCGGCCGCCGAGATAGACGAGCAGGTACGTGCTCGGATGGACCGGCAGTCCATCCTGTCTTCGGATCGACCGCCGCTTCTCCTGGTCGTCCTGGATGAGACGCTGCTACGTCGGCCGATCGGTGGCCGTGAAATCATGGGCCGTCAGCTTGAACACCTGCTAGAGGCATCCGCAATTCCACACGTGGTCATTCAGGTGGTACCGATGGCAACGGAACACCACCCTGGGCTTTCAGGAGCCTTCACCCTGATTACGGTCCCGAATCGAGGTGTGGTTCTGTACATGGAGACTCGGATTTCCGGGACTCCAGTGGACGACCCAGACGGAGTGGAAGAGTACGTGCGCCTGTACGGAGAGCTACGGGGAGTCGCCTTGCCTCCGGCAGCATCGCGCGGACTGATTGAGAAGGTTCGAGGAGAGTTCCAGTGA
- a CDS encoding ABC transporter substrate-binding protein, whose amino-acid sequence MAELSRRHLLRAGLGAGLGATLAACGTGRRGTAEQALIPRAEPGETVHLTYWSWLKDLQKVCDIWNEKNPDVQVEAVWTQASNDGGYQKMFSALAAGGGPDLAQIEMRQIPAFMLVNGLVDLSRYGAGEHADKYDPTLMSQVGFNGGIYGIPQDSGPCAFYYRADIMDELGAEPAATWEEWAELAAEYRAAGRYLECFPVGDTSFFTAFATQAGATWFRADDDGWVIDMTDDATMRVAEHFDKAIDQDLVDISMAHFSPAWFAAASDGSLGAVTSASWADALIKGTGGTEGLWRVAPMPTWGDTGFGSTHLGGSTVATLANSRHPQEALDFSVWMTTDPEGIDAMIKHSGIGWSPSPDHIGTVRRQPSEFFGGQNYNEEILVPAAEQQNPDWAWGPTTQQVFDALSDNVRRKLAGEMTLMEACARTQEETVKMLRDKGLNARAA is encoded by the coding sequence ATGGCGGAACTGTCACGAAGGCACCTGCTCAGAGCCGGGCTCGGCGCCGGGCTGGGGGCCACCCTGGCCGCCTGCGGCACGGGGCGGCGCGGAACCGCCGAACAGGCGCTGATCCCGCGCGCCGAGCCGGGGGAGACCGTGCACCTGACCTACTGGTCGTGGTTGAAGGACCTGCAGAAGGTCTGCGACATCTGGAACGAGAAGAATCCCGACGTCCAGGTCGAGGCGGTGTGGACCCAGGCGTCCAACGACGGCGGCTACCAGAAGATGTTCTCCGCCCTGGCCGCCGGGGGCGGGCCTGATCTCGCCCAGATCGAGATGCGGCAGATCCCGGCCTTCATGCTCGTCAACGGGCTGGTGGACCTCTCCCGCTACGGGGCCGGCGAGCACGCCGACAAGTACGACCCCACGCTGATGAGCCAGGTCGGCTTCAACGGCGGGATCTACGGCATCCCGCAGGACTCCGGGCCCTGCGCCTTCTACTACCGGGCCGACATCATGGACGAGCTGGGGGCCGAACCCGCCGCCACCTGGGAGGAGTGGGCCGAGCTGGCCGCGGAGTACCGCGCCGCCGGCCGGTACCTGGAGTGCTTCCCGGTGGGCGACACCTCCTTCTTCACCGCCTTCGCCACCCAGGCCGGGGCCACCTGGTTCCGGGCCGACGACGACGGCTGGGTGATCGACATGACCGACGACGCCACCATGCGCGTGGCCGAGCACTTCGACAAGGCCATCGACCAGGACCTCGTGGACATCTCGATGGCCCACTTCTCCCCGGCCTGGTTCGCCGCCGCGAGCGACGGGTCCCTCGGCGCCGTCACCAGCGCCTCCTGGGCCGACGCGCTCATCAAGGGCACCGGCGGCACCGAGGGCCTGTGGCGGGTGGCCCCCATGCCCACCTGGGGCGACACCGGTTTCGGCTCCACCCACCTGGGCGGTTCGACGGTCGCCACACTGGCCAACTCCCGCCACCCGCAGGAGGCCCTGGACTTCAGCGTGTGGATGACCACCGACCCCGAGGGCATCGACGCGATGATCAAGCACTCCGGCATCGGCTGGTCGCCGTCGCCGGACCACATCGGCACGGTGCGCCGGCAGCCCTCGGAGTTCTTCGGCGGACAGAACTACAACGAGGAGATCCTGGTGCCCGCAGCCGAGCAGCAGAACCCCGACTGGGCGTGGGGACCGACCACGCAGCAGGTCTTCGACGCCCTCTCCGACAACGTCCGCCGCAAGCTCGCCGGCGAGATGACCCTCATGGAGGCGTGCGCCCGGACGCAGGAGGAGACGGTGAAGATGCTGCGCGACAAGGGCCTGAACGCGAGGGCGGCATGA